From Coffea arabica cultivar ET-39 chromosome 2e, Coffea Arabica ET-39 HiFi, whole genome shotgun sequence, the proteins below share one genomic window:
- the LOC113730882 gene encoding equilibrative nucleotide transporter 3-like — MADMNGSPTPARLEGKLTAIVVCWVLGLGTLVAWNTMLTIGDYYYALFPRYHPARVLTLVYEPFALGTIAILAYKEAKIDTRKRNLAGFTLFFLSTFALLILDLATSGKGGIGNYIGICIIVAVFGIADAHIEGGMVGDLSLMCPEFIQSFFAGLAASGALTSALRMMTKAAFDKTNHGLRKGVILFLAISTLIELLCIFLYAFVFPKLPIVKHFRAKAASEGSKTVTADLAAAGIQTQGDNDDKQLNRLSNKQLFFQNIDYALGVFLTYVLTLSIFPGFLYENTGNHKLGSWYAIVLIAMYNVWDLVARYIPLIECLKIESRKGLMVAILSRLVFIPAFYFTAKYGDQGWMIMLTSLLGLTNGYLTVCVFTAAPKGYKGPEQNALGNLLVLFLLGGIFAGVALDWLWLIGNGSF, encoded by the exons ATGGCGGATATGAACGGCTCTCCAACGCCTGCCAGGCTCGAG GGGAAGTTGACTGCAATTGTGGTGTGTTGGGTTCTTGGATTGGGAACCCTTGTTGCTTGGAATACTATGCTGACCATTGGAGACTATTATTATGCATTATTCCCG CGGTATCATCCTGCAAGGGTACTTACCCTTGTTTATGAACCATTTGCACTTGGAACGATTGCTATACTTGCATATAAAGAAGCTAAGATTGATACAAGGAAGCGTAACTTGGCAGGGTTTACTCTTTTCTTCCTGAGCACATTCGCCCTCCTAATT CTGGATTTAGCCACCTCAGGAAAAGGAGGAATCGGAAATTACATTGGTATATGCATcattgttgctgtttttggcaTAGCAGATGCCCATATTGAAGGTGGAATGGTTGGAGATCTCTCCCTCATGTGTCCCGAGTTCATCCAA TCATTCTTTGCTGGTCTAGCTGCCTCTGGGGCTTTAACATCTGCATTAAGAATGATGACAAAAGCAGCCTTTGATAAAACAAATCATGGTCTCCGCAAAGGCGTCA TTCTATTTCTGGCCATCTCCACATTGATTGAGCTTCTGTGTATTTTCCTCTATGCATTCGTCTTTCCTAAACTACCTATTGTGAAGCATTTCCGTGCAAAAGCTGCATCAGAAGGATCAAAAACAGTTACTGCTGATCTTGCAGCTGCTGGAATCCAGACACAG GGTGATAATGATGATAAACAGTTGAACCGGCTGAGCAACAAACAgttattttttcaaaacattgatTACGCATTGGGCGTGTTTCTTACATATGTCCTCACTTTATCTATCTTCCCTGGATTTTTGTACGAAAACACTGGGAATCACAAATTGGGATCATG GTATGCTATCGTTTTGATTGCAATGTACAACGTGTGGGATCTTGTCGCTAGATATATTCCTCTAATTGAATGCCTCAAGATAGAATCAAGGAAAGGCCTTATGGTGGCAATACTATCTCGTTTGGTGTTCATCCCTGCATTCTACTTCACTGCAAAATATGGTGATCAAGGATGGATGATAATGCTCACATCCTTATTGGGATTAACCAATGGCTATCTTACAGTCTGTGTCTTCACAGCAGCCCCTAAAGGTTACAAG GGTCCAGAGCAAAACGCATTAGGGAACTTGCTAGTACTATTCCTTCTTGGAGGCATATTTGCAGGTGTAGCCCTGGATTGGTTGTGGCTTATTGGCAATGGAAGTTTCTGA
- the LOC113730883 gene encoding equilibrative nucleotide transporter 3-like isoform X1 codes for MTEAGSSGSPTPGRLEGKRAAMVVCWFLGLGSLVSWNSMLTIGDYYYALFPHYHPSRVLTLVYQPFAVGTVATLAYNEARIDTRKRNLAGYTLFFLSTLALLLLDLGTSGKGGLGNYIGICILVAAFGVADAHVQGGMVGDLSLMCPEFIQSFLAGLAASGALTSALRLMTKAAFENSNNGLRKGVILFLAISIFFEFLCILLYAFIFPKLPIVKHYRAKAASEGSKTVSADLAAAGIQTEANETVRKFLLIYMSKFLMNCSFDTLRQLLPSMQVDDDKYPERLSTKQLLFQNFDYALDLYLIYVLTLSIFPGFLYENTGHHKLGSWYAVVLIAMYNGWDLVSRYIPLMECLKLKSRKGLMLATLSRFFLIPCFYFTAKYGDQGWMIFLTSFLGLTNGYLTVCVLTAAPKGYKGPEQNALGNLLVVFLLGGIFSGVALDWLWLIGNGKF; via the exons ATGACTGAAGCTGGCTCAAGTGGGTCTCCCACTCCAGGCAGGCTTGAG GGAAAACGTGCTGCAATGGTAGTGTGTTGGTTTCTTGGACTGGGATCACTGGTCTCATGGAATAGTATGCTGACTATTGGAGACTACTATTATGCCTTGTTTCCT CACTATCATCCTTCAAGGGTACTCACCCTAGTTTATCAACCATTTGCCGTTGGAACAGTTGCAACACTTGCATATAATGAGGCAAGAATTGATACCAGAAAAAGAAATTTAGCAGGATATACGTTATTCTTTCTGAGCACATTAGCGCTCCTACTG CTAGATTTAGGCACATCAGGAAAAGGAGGACTAGGAAATTATATTGGCATATGTATACTTGTTGCTGCTTTTGGAGTTGCTGATGCCCATGTCCAAGGAGGAATGGTTGGAGACCTATCCCTGATGTGCCCTGAGTTCATCCAA TCCTTCTTAGCTGGTCTTGCTGCATCAGGGGCACTCACATCTGCTTTACGGCTAATGACAAAAGCAGCCTTTGAAAATTCTAATAATGGCCTTCGCAAGGGAGTTA TTCTATTTCTTGCCATCTCGATATTCTTCGAATTCCTATGCATTCTGCTGTATGCATTCATCTTTCCTAAACTGCCAATTGTAAAGCACTATCGTGCAAAAGCAGCTTCAGAAGGATCAAAAACTGTCTCAGCTGATTTAGCCGCTGCTGGCATCCAGACCGAGGCAAATGAAACAGTACGAAAGTTTCTTTTGATCTATATGTCCAAGTTTCTGATGAACTGTTCATTTGACACCTTAAGACAGCTTTTGCCATCCATGCAGGTCGATGATGATAAATATCCTGAGCGCCTGAGCACCAAACAATTACTCTTTCAGAACTTTGATTATGCTTTGGACCTCTATCTGATTTATGTCCTAACTTTATCTATCTTTCCTGGCTTCTTATATGAAAATACTGGACACCACAAGTTAGGCTCCTG GTATGCTGTTGTTTTGATCGCAATGTACAATGGGTGGGATCTCGTATCAAGATACATTCCACTCATGGAATGCCTCAAGTTAAAATCAAGAAAGGGCCTCATGCTGGCAACATTATCTCGTTTCTTTCTCATCCCTTGTTTCTATTTCACTGCAAAATATGGTGATCAGGGATGGATGATATTTCTCACGTCCTTCTTGGGACTGACCAATGGTTATCTCACAGTATGCGTCCTCACTGCAGCTCCAAAAGGGTACAAG GGACCAGAACAGAATGCACTTGGAAACTTGTTAGTAGTATTTCTCCTTGGTGGCATATTTTCTGGCGTAGCCCTGGATTGGTTATGGCTTATTGGCAATGGGAAATTCTGA
- the LOC113730883 gene encoding equilibrative nucleotide transporter 3-like isoform X2, translating into MTEAGSSGSPTPGRLEGKRAAMVVCWFLGLGSLVSWNSMLTIGDYYYALFPHYHPSRVLTLVYQPFAVGTVATLAYNEARIDTRKRNLAGYTLFFLSTLALLLLDLGTSGKGGLGNYIGICILVAAFGVADAHVQGGMVGDLSLMCPEFIQSFLAGLAASGALTSALRLMTKAAFENSNNGLRKGVILFLAISIFFEFLCILLYAFIFPKLPIVKHYRAKAASEGSKTVSADLAAAGIQTEANETLLPSMQVDDDKYPERLSTKQLLFQNFDYALDLYLIYVLTLSIFPGFLYENTGHHKLGSWYAVVLIAMYNGWDLVSRYIPLMECLKLKSRKGLMLATLSRFFLIPCFYFTAKYGDQGWMIFLTSFLGLTNGYLTVCVLTAAPKGYKGPEQNALGNLLVVFLLGGIFSGVALDWLWLIGNGKF; encoded by the exons ATGACTGAAGCTGGCTCAAGTGGGTCTCCCACTCCAGGCAGGCTTGAG GGAAAACGTGCTGCAATGGTAGTGTGTTGGTTTCTTGGACTGGGATCACTGGTCTCATGGAATAGTATGCTGACTATTGGAGACTACTATTATGCCTTGTTTCCT CACTATCATCCTTCAAGGGTACTCACCCTAGTTTATCAACCATTTGCCGTTGGAACAGTTGCAACACTTGCATATAATGAGGCAAGAATTGATACCAGAAAAAGAAATTTAGCAGGATATACGTTATTCTTTCTGAGCACATTAGCGCTCCTACTG CTAGATTTAGGCACATCAGGAAAAGGAGGACTAGGAAATTATATTGGCATATGTATACTTGTTGCTGCTTTTGGAGTTGCTGATGCCCATGTCCAAGGAGGAATGGTTGGAGACCTATCCCTGATGTGCCCTGAGTTCATCCAA TCCTTCTTAGCTGGTCTTGCTGCATCAGGGGCACTCACATCTGCTTTACGGCTAATGACAAAAGCAGCCTTTGAAAATTCTAATAATGGCCTTCGCAAGGGAGTTA TTCTATTTCTTGCCATCTCGATATTCTTCGAATTCCTATGCATTCTGCTGTATGCATTCATCTTTCCTAAACTGCCAATTGTAAAGCACTATCGTGCAAAAGCAGCTTCAGAAGGATCAAAAACTGTCTCAGCTGATTTAGCCGCTGCTGGCATCCAGACCGAGGCAAATGAAACA CTTTTGCCATCCATGCAGGTCGATGATGATAAATATCCTGAGCGCCTGAGCACCAAACAATTACTCTTTCAGAACTTTGATTATGCTTTGGACCTCTATCTGATTTATGTCCTAACTTTATCTATCTTTCCTGGCTTCTTATATGAAAATACTGGACACCACAAGTTAGGCTCCTG GTATGCTGTTGTTTTGATCGCAATGTACAATGGGTGGGATCTCGTATCAAGATACATTCCACTCATGGAATGCCTCAAGTTAAAATCAAGAAAGGGCCTCATGCTGGCAACATTATCTCGTTTCTTTCTCATCCCTTGTTTCTATTTCACTGCAAAATATGGTGATCAGGGATGGATGATATTTCTCACGTCCTTCTTGGGACTGACCAATGGTTATCTCACAGTATGCGTCCTCACTGCAGCTCCAAAAGGGTACAAG GGACCAGAACAGAATGCACTTGGAAACTTGTTAGTAGTATTTCTCCTTGGTGGCATATTTTCTGGCGTAGCCCTGGATTGGTTATGGCTTATTGGCAATGGGAAATTCTGA
- the LOC113725895 gene encoding uncharacterized protein codes for MASHYPATDLDSAATDSVTSTPRSIQHNVHDDNLVAQPPRVRFMCSFGGKILPRPHDNQLRYVGGDTRIVAVNRHTSFSSLLTKLSKLSGTSNFSIKYQLPNEDLDSLITVTTDEDVENMMDEYDRLVQTHKSARLRIFLFPSDSDSRTSSISSLLDGSIKRENWFVDVLNGGSGRGPGLERGQSEVSSIVSEVPDYLFGLDTSDDAPRESNSKLRSKSILSETHPGSDPGSPAPVVSSPFCSTSSSLAPASVPAIPDLPPVKTKPVNPVHSSEPSREAPVEAVVVEGGEIAVPQQTGYTSNPMWHYPGRTVQSVPFYYVQGPVRAGNVPVPIGAPYVQQMPVPPGQVPLGFNHHPVSSLGQVYAGGGRQITAVDPMSGRIVTEGVNQPVYYGVRNAGMVTTYPGMGVSGAEEIQGPGLDVKMGRVSQS; via the coding sequence ATGGCTTCTCACTACCCCGCCACCGACCTCGACTCGGCCGCAACCGACTCCGTCACTTCTACGCCTCGCTCAATCCAACACAACGTCCACGACGACAACCTCGTGGCCCAGCCACCACGGGTCCGCTTCATGTGCAGCTTCGGGGGCAAAATCCTCCCCCGTCCTCACGACAACCAACTGCGCTACGTGGGCGGCGACACCCGTATCGTCGCCGTCAACCGCCACACGTCATTTTCGTCCCTCTTGACAAAACTATCCAAACTTTCTGGGACGTCCAACTTCAGCATCAAGTATCAGCTTCCGAACGAAGACTTGGATTCTCTGATAACTGTCACCACCGATGAAGACGTGGAAAATATGATGGACGAGTACGATCGGCTTGTTCAGACCCACAAGTCGGCTCGCCTCCGGATTTTCCTTTTTCCGTCCGATTCTGACTCACGAACCAGCTCCATCAGCTCCCTTCTCGATGGCTCCATTAAGCGGGAGAATTGGTTCGTGGATGTTCTCAATGGTGGGTCGGGTCGCGGGCCGGGCTTGGAACGCGGGCAGTCCGAGGTGTCATCTATAGTGTCCGAAGTTCCGGATTATTTGTTCGGGTTGGATACTTCCGACGATGCTCCTCGTGAGTCTAACTCTAAACTTAGGAGCAAGAGCATTTTGAGCGAGACTCATCCGGGTTCGGATCCTGGATCTCCCGCTCCGGTTGTTTCTTCTCCATTTTGCTCCACTTCCTCATCCTTGGCTCCTGCCAGCGTGCCAGCGATTCCGGACCTTCCACCGGTGAAAACCAAGCCCGTTAACCCGGTTCATAGTAGCGAACCCAGTAGAGAAGCTCCGGTTGAGGCTGTTGTTGTTGAAGGAGGCGAGATTGCGGTTCCACAGCAAACGGGGTATACAAGTAATCCAATGTGGCATTACCCGGGTCGGACGGTGCAATCAGTACCTTTTTATTACGTCCAGGGTCCAGTTCGGGCTGGGAATGTTCCGGTACCCATCGGGGCTCCATATGTCCAGCAAATGCCGGTTCCTCCGGGCCAAGTACCACTCGGGTTCAATCATCAtccggtttcaagtttgggtcAAGTTTACGCTGGAGGAGGGAGACAGATCACGGCAGTGGATCCAATGTCAGGAAGAATAGTGACCGAGGGGGTGAATCAACCGGTGTATTATGGGGTTAGAAATGCTGGGATGGTTACAACTTATCCAGGAATGGGGGTTTCGGGTGCAGAAGAAATCCAGGGACCTGGACTTGATGTGAAAATGGGTCGGGTATCTCAATCTTGA
- the LOC113725893 gene encoding putative cyclin-D6-1, whose translation MELDLEYPLMASSEEEAVPALFAQEIDHMPSQSIFLPFNSSDDHHVFSVRREAFSLISHAKHCHKLNPFTTYLAVNYMDRFISKTNIREKKRWIVGILAISSLSLAAKMRNTDLSISLSHVQREEGFAFHPRWVHRMEALILTTLGWRMRSITPFSFLNFFISLFKIQDSSLTQPLKFRASDIIFDTHYEMKLLEYKPSLISASALLCATLDLVPMELPSLRDAILSCGHVEKEKLLKCLKAMQEMVMDNSLKASGAVSICTSTQNSILHQFTSSETEDATAKDKIKRRRLNGFCDDQAVQISQFQSC comes from the exons ATGGAACTTGATTTGGAATATCCTCTAATGGCTTCATCGGAAGAAGAAGCCGTTCCAGCTCTCTTCGCCCAAGAAATAGACCACATGCCCTCGCAGTCCATCTTCCTCCCCTTCAACAGCTCCGACGACCACCATGTCTTCTCCGTCCGCCGCGAAGCGTTCTCTCTCATCTCCCAC GCGAAGCATTGTCACAAGCTTAATCCCTTCACAACTTACCTAGCTGTTAATTACATGGATCGCTTCATCAGCAAAACAAACATCCGG GAAAAAAAGAGGTGGATTGTTGGAATTTTAGCAATAAGTAGCCTTTCACTTGCGGCAAAGATGAGGAACACTGATTTATCAATTTCGCTCTCCCATGTAcag AGGGAAGAAGGCTTTGCATTTCATCCACGATGGGTTCATCGAATGGAAGCGCTTATCCTTACCACTCTCGGCTGGCGAATGAGATCCATTACCCCTTTTTCGTTTctcaattttttcatttctctcTTCAAAATCCAAGATTCTTCATTGACTCAACCTCTCAAGTTTCGAGCCTCCGATATCATCTTTGACACCCATTACG AAATGAAGCTTTTGGAGTACAAACCGTCATTAATTTCTGCCTCGGCTCTTCTCTGTGCTACTCTCGACTTAGTTCCAATGGAGCTTCCTTCATTGCGGGATGCAATTTTGTCCTGTGGACACGTTGAAAAA gAAAAGTTGCTGAAGTGCTTGAAAGCAATGCAAGAAATGGTAATGGATAACTCTCTTAAAGCGTCCGGTGCAGTATCAATCTGTACCTCGACGCAAAATAGCATCCTTCACCAATTTACAAGTTCTGAGACCGAGGATGCGACTGCTAAAGACAAGATCAAGCGGCGAAGATTGAATGGTTTTTGCGATGACCAGGCAGTCCAGATTTCACAATTTCAGTCTTGCTAA
- the LOC113730883 gene encoding equilibrative nucleotide transporter 3-like isoform X3, which produces MTEAGSSGSPTPGRLEGKRAAMVVCWFLGLGSLVSWNSMLTIGDYYYALFPHYHPSRVLTLVYQPFAVGTVATLAYNEARIDTRKRNLAGYTLFFLSTLALLLLDLGTSGKGGLGNYIGICILVAAFGVADAHVQGGMVGDLSLMCPEFIQSFLAGLAASGALTSALRLMTKAAFENSNNGLRKGVILFLAISIFFEFLCILLYAFIFPKLPIVKHYRAKAASEGSKTVSADLAAAGIQTEANETVDDDKYPERLSTKQLLFQNFDYALDLYLIYVLTLSIFPGFLYENTGHHKLGSWYAVVLIAMYNGWDLVSRYIPLMECLKLKSRKGLMLATLSRFFLIPCFYFTAKYGDQGWMIFLTSFLGLTNGYLTVCVLTAAPKGYKGPEQNALGNLLVVFLLGGIFSGVALDWLWLIGNGKF; this is translated from the exons ATGACTGAAGCTGGCTCAAGTGGGTCTCCCACTCCAGGCAGGCTTGAG GGAAAACGTGCTGCAATGGTAGTGTGTTGGTTTCTTGGACTGGGATCACTGGTCTCATGGAATAGTATGCTGACTATTGGAGACTACTATTATGCCTTGTTTCCT CACTATCATCCTTCAAGGGTACTCACCCTAGTTTATCAACCATTTGCCGTTGGAACAGTTGCAACACTTGCATATAATGAGGCAAGAATTGATACCAGAAAAAGAAATTTAGCAGGATATACGTTATTCTTTCTGAGCACATTAGCGCTCCTACTG CTAGATTTAGGCACATCAGGAAAAGGAGGACTAGGAAATTATATTGGCATATGTATACTTGTTGCTGCTTTTGGAGTTGCTGATGCCCATGTCCAAGGAGGAATGGTTGGAGACCTATCCCTGATGTGCCCTGAGTTCATCCAA TCCTTCTTAGCTGGTCTTGCTGCATCAGGGGCACTCACATCTGCTTTACGGCTAATGACAAAAGCAGCCTTTGAAAATTCTAATAATGGCCTTCGCAAGGGAGTTA TTCTATTTCTTGCCATCTCGATATTCTTCGAATTCCTATGCATTCTGCTGTATGCATTCATCTTTCCTAAACTGCCAATTGTAAAGCACTATCGTGCAAAAGCAGCTTCAGAAGGATCAAAAACTGTCTCAGCTGATTTAGCCGCTGCTGGCATCCAGACCGAGGCAAATGAAACA GTCGATGATGATAAATATCCTGAGCGCCTGAGCACCAAACAATTACTCTTTCAGAACTTTGATTATGCTTTGGACCTCTATCTGATTTATGTCCTAACTTTATCTATCTTTCCTGGCTTCTTATATGAAAATACTGGACACCACAAGTTAGGCTCCTG GTATGCTGTTGTTTTGATCGCAATGTACAATGGGTGGGATCTCGTATCAAGATACATTCCACTCATGGAATGCCTCAAGTTAAAATCAAGAAAGGGCCTCATGCTGGCAACATTATCTCGTTTCTTTCTCATCCCTTGTTTCTATTTCACTGCAAAATATGGTGATCAGGGATGGATGATATTTCTCACGTCCTTCTTGGGACTGACCAATGGTTATCTCACAGTATGCGTCCTCACTGCAGCTCCAAAAGGGTACAAG GGACCAGAACAGAATGCACTTGGAAACTTGTTAGTAGTATTTCTCCTTGGTGGCATATTTTCTGGCGTAGCCCTGGATTGGTTATGGCTTATTGGCAATGGGAAATTCTGA